A single window of Zea mays cultivar B73 chromosome 10, Zm-B73-REFERENCE-NAM-5.0, whole genome shotgun sequence DNA harbors:
- the LOC103641016 gene encoding anthranilate synthase beta subunit 1, chloroplastic, giving the protein MDNPFTAVRYHNLVIEQETFPHDALEATAWTEDGLIMAARHKKYKHIQGVQFHPESIITPEGKKIVLNFVRFIEELEKQRS; this is encoded by the exons ATGGACAACCCTTTTACTGCCGTGAGGTACCACAACTTGGTCATTGAGCAAGAAACCTTCCCACATGATGCTTTGGAGGCTACTGCATGGACTGAAGATGGACTTATCATGGCTGCTCGCCACAAGAAGTACAAACACATCCAG GGTGTCCAATTCCACCCGGAGAGCATCATCACCCCTGAAGGCAAGAAAATCGTCCTCAACTTCGTCAGATTCATTGAGGAACTGGAGAAGCAGCGTTCATAG